The nucleotide sequence TTCGTGCTACTTTTTCTTTTGATAAATAATATTTCTCAATTTTTGAATTGAGTAATTTATCGCTTTATCAAAATGAAATCTATTAGATATATCAATATGTTGTGAAATATTTGTGACAGAAAGCTTTGTTATTTATAAAATAACATTCAATTTTTTTGAAAATGAACAGCAATTATTGCTAATTTTAAAGTTAAATTAAAGCGCATAGTATGATCCATATCACAGAGACACACTCCGCGATACCTAACAAAATTAGAATTTAATTGGAGTTTATTATGAAAAAATCTACATTAATCGCTGCAACATTAGCTTTAAGTGCTATTTCATTCGGTTCAATCGCATCTGATAGCGTATCAAAAAGCCCTTCTGTTAATGGTGAGTATATCACAATCACAGGTAGCGATACTTTAGA is from Proteus columbae and encodes:
- a CDS encoding YdgH/BhsA/McbA-like domain containing protein, yielding MKKSTLIAATLALSAISFGSIASDSVSKSPSVNGEYITITGSDTLDGLTTKIAQIAKDEGAKGFKVVGATGDDYLTVNAEIYR